TAAtcaatatcaaaaataaaaataaaaagaaatcttTTACCTCTTTTAAAAATTCCATgtcatttttaaattattattctatCATTTATTTAAGTTCATCGGATAAAATtaacaaagattttcatcctttaaaaagaagaagataaattCACTTTTTCTAAAACTTAAAAACTCTTTTACTCGTTTTAAAATATAAAGACCAAGTACAATTCATTTTATGATACTAAAATTTATGTGTAATTAAACAAATCAACGATGCTAGAACTAAGCTGGATAGTAGTCGGATCAAACATATGATATAAAACCATATATAAATCAAACAGTTTTGAACTATAAGTTAGCTTTAATATTTTGTaccatatcataaaattcattTTAGTTCCTCTATTATTGAAAGAAATATTTTAATCTCTGAATGTTTAAAAAGCTCACATTCTAGTCCCTACACATTAATTTTGTCATTAACTGAATGTTGTGGCTTAATGGTAGCTAATATGTCATTAAATCATATTAAAAGGTTCGCTAGtcttgaaaataaatgaaatgatatGGATCAAACTCTAAATAATTTAAACATAACAACcacttaaaaaaaaacaaatagaaTCAAAAACAATTTCGAGGTAAaagcaaaattaatttttttacctCTATTCATTCTTAAAACTGTTGTTTagctttttaaatttaataattgatTTAATGTCATGTCAACCACCATTAAATTACGATATTCTATTAAGAATAAAGTTAATGTGTAAGAATTAAAATATTTACTTTTCAaatatacaatatttattttaataacagGAGACTAAAATAAACTTTATGATATAATACAAAGATCTGTAATAAACTTTAACTTTAGTAAAAACCGAaaatcaagataaaaataatggTTCAATCAATTGAACCAAAGCTTCAATTGGTATCATCTAATCGATTTGAGCCGTTCCCATTTTTATAACATTAAAAATCTGAACTATTTGCTTAGCCCAATCAAActcaaagaataaaaaaaaattattaactcCAATATTGAAATAACTTAAGAGGTTTTATCTAACTGtgtcaacaaataatttaaaatgactCAACTCTTTTAGAATGGGTTCCAGTCAAATAGTAATGATTCAAAGCACTTCTTTTTACATTATTTCAGAAACTCAATAACTCAATAATATAGATATGTAAAATACATGATTTTTAATCTTAAGAGGAAAGAGAGGAAAAAAATACTCAATTTAAAATGAGTAAATAAAATTTCATACTCAATCTCATAAATACATATAGAATTCTATAAAAATCTCAAAAGTAGTATATAATacttataaaagaaaataaaaccttTCCCACCACCACATGAGCAATATCCCATCCAATCAACCATGGCACTAAATAATTGGATGTAACCATTAACTATGTGATAAGAAAGTCCTACCTAATAAATTTctgcaaacttttttttttcagaaaCCTATATAagagattttaaaaatttttgataCCGCGAACGAAAACATTCACGGCATTGTGACGCGGCCTCGTAGCAATTTGTTAAaaggcaaaaagaaaaaaaaaactgctCGAATTCTTATTTGGACGAGGAAGACCAAAGCCGCGAGTAGAAAATGGAAGAGTATTTGCAGTACATGAAAACTCTCCGATCTCAGATCAACGGTTCTTTCTTCTTTGATAGTTTTCTTACTCTGTTTGttccttaatttttattttctcgGAAAATGTTAATTTGTGGAAAGGAAAATGGCAGATGTGGAGGATCAAGCCGCCAACGTTTCAGCTGAAGAGCAGATCCACTTTACTACTATTCAAACCTTGCAAAATGATATCCTTTCCGGTACTTTCTTCTTGttgttcttcttcttttctccttATTTTGCTAATCGATTCGGCGGGAATATAGAATAACTTGACTGTGCTTTCGTTTCCCTttcatgtatgtatgtatgaatgCGCGTGCTCGCGCGGAATACTGTACACTTTTTGTaattttcatacatttatatatatttagtttGATCTTTATAATCTTTTACTTGGATCGTACAAGAATACAATATGAATCGaattttaagtaaattaaaatatttaattatttgttcTATGTTAGAATGTTTCAGTAGTTGGATTTATATTGATAACCACAGTATTCTTGATCAATGACTTTATAGGCGCAGGAGTATAATTATATTGCCAAGTTTAATAGTGATTTGTTTAACTATTAATTGTGTATGAAAGAGTGTACAGCTTATTTATTTTTCCTCTACTGAATTACTTTTCTTGTGTGtatattaaaaaaaggaaaagaaaatatcagGGAAATGATAGGTATAGTGTTTTTGAATATATTTGCTTTTAAGGattatatatctcattttctCTACTTTTGAATTCAAATAATCCAATGTTTTGTATTGAATCATTTGTTTCATTCTATTAATTACCGTATTTTCTGCTATTTGCAGCAAAATCCATGAAACAACAACTTATAGAAGATATCGAGAAGATGCTGACAGCAAAGGGCCAATTATGTTCGCTGATAATTGAGAAACAGAGAAAAATAGCCTCTCTAGACTCTGATTCAACTACACTTGCCCAGGTTATTTCTCTATCTCTCTCTTTAATTGTATGAGTGACTTCTCATGTGGTCATCAGTTTTGAACTTTGCTAAGAACAAGAAAGCAAAACTCATAGCCAGAATAGAAGCTATATATACTAAACCCAAAAAATCAGTCTATATAGGAATAGCAATGATAATGCGGATTCAAATATTTACGGATATTCAACATGTAGTTAATGTGAATATAAATAGATATGGCTTCTAAAGCGATTAAGCAGATATAGATGTAGATATTGTAAAAGTTTAAATTCAACCCGTTGTTATGCCTATGTCCGACTGAGAATCTCTactgtgtgtatatatatatgtttttaccTTTAAACAAAGAAGGAAAGGAAACCTTTATGCAACTAATTTGAGAATAGCCATAATGTAAGATGCTGGTCCAATGAGATTACTGTTCTAATTGTTTACTGAATAACAGGCTCAAACTCAGAACTTCAAATACAACTCTAATCTGGCCAGAACAATATGCATGTCAAACTTTAACTTTTTACCCCAAATGCGTATGTTGGCTACATATTTGAAATGTTCACCTTTATTTCTGCAACTGAGATGAGGTATCCTATTGCCATTATGTTTTTTACCAGCATTTCGCTTATCATTTTTGTCTCTGACTTGCATACAGACACTGGAGCTTATTCAACATGAAAAAATCAGTTTATCTTCCAAATTACTAGAAAAGAGGTAATTCAAGTGAACTTATAACAATTTAATCTACACTGTTTCATATTGTGAATGTCAAAACTGTCTTAAACTCCAAGATGATGTGTAGCTTGTTTGTCAGCATGCTATCTATGTTTAAATTGTGCGtttcttgatcatttttttggaGAAATGTCACATATATTGACATGTTGCTCAACATATGAGGCCTTAAGTCCTTCACAATGATGGAAATCATAATACTTGGTTCTATTTTTGCTATGGATTTGAGGACTTTGCTTGACTCATATTAATGTCAGTGGACCATGTAGTTCTGATGGATGGCTGCAGTTCTTGATTTAATGTTACagtcttttatatgcttgatTTAATGATTTTAGGCTGAACCTTGTCAATTACTTATACTCACATACTTTCATATGCTTGATTTATTTATCTTCCATGCTTTATGTGATGAATCCCTATCTCCTTTATCCTGATAACAGTGCTTACTACTCCAAGGTGGTCGAGGATCTTTCTTACAAATTGCAGCAACAACAGGTTTGACTTTTGAGTTCCAGAATCCACTTCTAGGTTTCTGAGTTTTGCATTTAGCTCTTCAGCATGCAGTTGGTGATATCCTCTTCATATGTGCGTAGGACTGGGTCAAATCTCAGAAACATAGAAGACAAATGGAAGAGCATGATTTGGTACATTACTACATCTTCTATGCTTTCCTTTGTTTTAGGAATAAGAATCAATTCTTGTAGTACAGAGCTAGTATACTCATCTCTCTTTCATCTTATACAATTTTTTTAAGCTTTTGGCTAATGTTGGTGAGTCCGACTTGACTGAATAAGTAACATAACATGGTATGTTATATAGTAATTCTTGACAACACAGACTGGTTTCTAAGGTATCATACAATTTGTATCATTTTTGGTCTTTGGCATAGTAATAAACTGATGTCCCTTTGGCAATAAGCATGCATATAAAATATAATGTTTGAATGCAGATTTTTAATATGAAAATTCATGTAAAAGTTAAGTTCCTGTTTGCTGGGAGATCCACATGAAATTAGTTTAAATATCTTTTTCGAGCTGATCTGGTTAATTCATGATTTTGCTTGAGaatggaaaagagagagagagcCCTTATGCAGATAAATATTCAGGGATTACCCTATTTATAAATCAATCTGTAATGGTTAATAAATTCATGACATCTTTTTGCTTATCTGAGTGTTTGGGTAGCTTCTAATCATTGTAAatagattatttatttatttattattcttaaaTTCTAATAATTAGCTCCTGCAGGTCAACAATAAACTTGACGAGAAAATGACTGAATCTGAAGGTTTGGGTTCAAGACTTATTTCAATTTATTGTTTGAGGAATTCTTTGAACTGTTTATGCGAGTTATGCTTGAAAGTTGATCCTAAGCATTTGTTTTCACCCAACTTCCATGTTCTACAACAAATGTTGGTAATTTGCGAAATTGATCCTTATAACTATGTCAATTATTTCATACTGTTTTGGATTAATCTTGCAGGTAACATTAGTGTTGGAAACTGTTTGATCACGGACAATGAGGTAAAAACCTTGCGCCAATGACTGAAAAAGATTTCAGGGGTTAGTTATTTGCGATAAACTATACATCCATTTTGATCTAATATGTATGTCATacatgaaatttaattttatgtgattttatatataaaattttgatttaatttaattttcataaattattaataaCATTGTCGAATTAACACCATCTTAGATTGATATATTACATTgacaaacaattatattaattcaatatgaaaataaatatatgtattcagTTCTTTAAATGTATACATATAAACCATAATTTAAATTTCATGTGTATAATTGtaccaaaaataaaattcatgtgtcaaattacatattagaaaattataaatatttgatatttatcCTAGCTATTTCTAATGACTCCTTTTAATAACAGAATAATGAAGGAATGACTTGATTATCAAGTTGGACTTGGAAAAAGCCAAGCTAGATGGGATTAAACAAATGAAAGCCAAACTCGTGAGAGATAATAAAAAGGTTAGTAGATAAATTGAAGCGGACACACACTACATAAAAAATAGCATCAATACAAATGTATAAatgtatcaaaatttatataagaCGAATTATTAACATATCAaagtttatataaatatataagacCTTAAActttattatgatatataaaaatacatgaaTGCTACATAAATACATAATTCCTTTTACTAATGTGACTCAATTATATGTAAGTTATTTCATTTGGATGGAAGCGGTTTTATCCATTTATCTAAAATACAAAGTGGATTGCTTTCTATATTTACAACCGAAGCTTATTTTTAGCTTCCTTATTTTTAGAATTCTGATTGTTCCATTTTAagcaaaatatttaaaatatttccggatattattttccttatttttaGAATTCTTTCATGGTTTTCCTTTTTTCAGATTAAGGAGTCTATTGAGCAAGCAAAGCTCGGATCAAACCATTTTAAGGTGAATTGCTTACTGAAATTCTTTCATACAACTGTGAGCTTGTTTACAAGCATGAAAGTTATACAAGTATGCCATTAGAGAACTGTCATTCATAATCCTTGCAAATGTTTGATTGAGTTGCATACCAAATAGTATATGATGTGAAATGGTTGCATACTTGCTACTTTATGTACAGTTTATGTATCTGTTACAGTTTTCTTCGTTTCGTACAAATTTTGTTTGTAACTATAGCCGGAGCTGTTGGAAATAAGTGTAATGGCACTTGAAGAAGAATACAAAGCACTTCTATCAGATAAAGACGGAGAAACTGAGTATCTTTGCTCACTGCAGGACCATCTTGAACAAATAAAGGTAGATATATGGTTTTAGATTATGCTTTCTGTTTCATGAAGCGGCCTTCGAATGTGGTAATTCAGATGGTTGAATGTTTCTGGTTCGCTTGCACGAGATAATTCGATGATTCCACCATCTTAAAAGTCTCTTAGGCCAGTTCTTTTCCTAGCAAGATTATTAATAGGTGCGTACTTGTCTTACAGGGGATTTCTCATGTGATTAAATGTGCCTGTGGAGAGGAATACATGTTGGACTTTCGTGCCTGATCAGGTAATGTACAACTCAAAACTGATAGGCTAATATGGTAAAAATGTTAATAGGCTTGAACCAAGGGAGCCATTTATCACAAGTAAATGCTGAATATTTTACTGGAGAATGAATATCAGACACATGCCATTGCTTTCATATTATGTGCCAATATTGGTTCATGTGCTCTTGTGCCAGTTACCTACCCCAGCCATTTTGAAATGCACCTGTTGAGTTCGTAGTCCTTTGGTATGCCATTGCTTAACctgaaatgggaaaaaaaaggaaaaaattaaatGGGGAGTTAAAATGAGAAGACGGGATTAGGGGAGTggaaagaaagagagagagagcagCAAAAACCTTAGAAGAAAATGGAAGaattgaagaaaataaaagagaaaaaccaGAGAATAAATTTTGATAGAGAAAATGAAGAAGGAATTGGGGTACTAGTTGTGTTCTGCgagaagaaaaatggatgaaaaaaAAGTAATTAACCAATCAAAAGTGATTTTGGTTTAAGAAATGCTAAAATTTTCCATACCAGCAAAAGGATTTTTTAGAATTTGAGCAGTTTTTTAAGGTTAAaagtactttttaaaatttagtcttatttgaaatttattttggtCCACGTTAGGTTTGAatcttgataattttttttttaatttaacttttaaactTGAATTTTGTTAAGATTTAGATTTAGATGTC
Above is a genomic segment from Gossypium arboreum isolate Shixiya-1 chromosome 8, ASM2569848v2, whole genome shotgun sequence containing:
- the LOC108469463 gene encoding uncharacterized protein LOC108469463 translates to MEEYLQYMKTLRSQINDVEDQAANVSAEEQIHFTTIQTLQNDILSAKSMKQQLIEDIEKMLTAKGQLCSLIIEKQRKIASLDSDSTTLAQTLELIQHEKISLSSKLLEKSAYYSKVVEDLSYKLQQQQDWVKSQKHRRQMEEHDLVNNKLDEKMTESEGNISVGNCLITDNEVKTLNDLIIKLDLEKAKLDGIKQMKAKLVRDNKKIKESIEQAKLGSNHFKPELLEISVMALEEEYKALLSDKDGETEYLCSLQDHLEQIKGISHVIKCACGEEYMLDFRA